The genome window AGCCGATCACGACGATGTCATGTCGGCTCATCTGGAGTCGGACGCGCAGGTAAGGCAGCTTGGCGATGTCTGCCCACACCATGACGGGCCTGCCGTCATCGAGCTCGTCGACGACCCACTGCCACCCGAGGATGGGGTCATCGGACTGCTTGAACTCAACGGCAGCGCCCAGCCTGCCGAGCACATCGAGCTCCAAATTTCCCCCACGGCCCACGAGGTAGACGGGCGGCACCATTCCAGGGACACGGAGGTAACTGAAGCCCAGCCCACCTCCGAGGGCGAAGACCAGGCCTTCCTGGGGCGGGCCGTTCCACCCGAGGCCTGCCCATTCGACCAGGTCGCGCAGCGCGCCCGACCCGCAATGGCCGGCGCTGCGGTGGGGATAGTCCAGCAACACCCTGCTCACGCGGTCAGCTCCGATCCATGGGTGGCTGTTTCATGCCGCACGACCGTGGCTGTTATCAGCGCGACGTTCACGATCGTGTTCTGCATCGGAGGTCCTTCCCGGGAGGTGGGCGAGCGAATTCGCAGGCATGGGTCAATCAGCGGTGGCAGCGCCGCCTGAGTGGAGCCGACGAGATCAGTTCGCTGCGATCTGCACCAGTTCGGCGCGATCGACCTCGAGACCTTCGGTGATCTTCTGCTTGCTTCGCATGAAGTCGCGCGGGCGGTTGACGCAGTCGGCTGCGATCAGCTTCTGCTCACGCAGGTAGAAGCAGGTGAAGTCGCGGTCTTGAGTCGGGTCACCGCTGAGCAGGATCTCGTCGTACCCGGCGCTCAGGCCGGCGATCTGGAGCTTGAGGTCGTACTGGTCGGACCAGAACCACGGCAGCGCGGCGATGGTCTTCTCCTTGCCGCACAACGTCGCCGCCGCGGCTTTTGCCTGCTCGCCGGCGCTGGGCACCGACTCCAACCGGATCCTGCGCCCGTAGCGCGTCATCCAGTGGCTGGTGCAGTCGCCTGCCGCGACGATGTCGGCGTCGCTGGTGCGGGCGTTGTCGTCGATGACGACGCCGTCATCGACGAGAAGGCCTGCGGCCGCAGCTAGCTCGGTGTTGGGCTCGATCCCCACGCCGATGACCACGAGGTCGGCGCGGAGTCGCTCCCCGCCGGCGAGCTGGACCTCACGGACGCGATCCTCGCCGGTCACGGCCTCGACCAGGGCGCCGGTGCGGATCGTGACACCCGCCTCGCGGTGGATCCGCTCGTAGAAGGCTGACACCTCCGGCGCCGTGACCCGCATGAGCACCCGCTCGGCGGCCTCGAGGACGGTGACGTCCAGGCCCAACGCAAGGAGGGACGCTGCGGTCTCCAGGCCGATGTAGCCGCCGCCCACGATCACCGCGTGGCACCCCGGCTGCGCCGACTCCCGGATCTGCTCCACATCGGCAAACGTGCGCAGGTAATGGACGCCCGGGAGATCGGCTCCCGGGACCGGAAGCAGTCGGGCTCGCCCGCCAGTGCAAAGCGCGAGCTTGTCGTAGGACAAGCTGTCGCCATCGGCCATCACGAGCCGGCGCTCTGCTCGCTCGATCGACTCCACGCGGGCATCGAGCAGCTCGACCTCCTGCTTCGCATAATAGTGCGGCTTGCGGATCGCCAGCTCGTCGAGGCCGCTCTTTCCCGACAGGTAGGCCTTCGACAGCGGCGGCCGGTGGTACGGAAGGACCGCCTCGTCGCCAATGAGGACGACTCGCCCGGACCACCCCTGCTGACGCAAGCCCGCCACCACCTGCGCGCCGGCGTGACTGGCTCCGACGACAATCGCGGTCCCCTGCGTCATGCCGGGGTCTTCGGGGTGAGGCGAACCGTGAGCTTACTGATTCCTCGGACGAAGTTGGACTGGACGTACTCCGGCTCGTCGACGACCTCGATCTTCTCGAACCGGGTCAGCAGTTCCTCCCACAGGATCCGCAGCTGCATCTCGGCCAGGCGGTTGCCCATGCATCGATGCA of Candidatus Nanopelagicales bacterium contains these proteins:
- a CDS encoding FAD-dependent oxidoreductase → MTQGTAIVVGASHAGAQVVAGLRQQGWSGRVVLIGDEAVLPYHRPPLSKAYLSGKSGLDELAIRKPHYYAKQEVELLDARVESIERAERRLVMADGDSLSYDKLALCTGGRARLLPVPGADLPGVHYLRTFADVEQIRESAQPGCHAVIVGGGYIGLETAASLLALGLDVTVLEAAERVLMRVTAPEVSAFYERIHREAGVTIRTGALVEAVTGEDRVREVQLAGGERLRADLVVIGVGIEPNTELAAAAGLLVDDGVVIDDNARTSDADIVAAGDCTSHWMTRYGRRIRLESVPSAGEQAKAAAATLCGKEKTIAALPWFWSDQYDLKLQIAGLSAGYDEILLSGDPTQDRDFTCFYLREQKLIAADCVNRPRDFMRSKQKITEGLEVDRAELVQIAAN